A genomic window from Desulfonatronovibrio magnus includes:
- a CDS encoding ATP-binding protein, whose product MTNKSKPPHWEISSRENINSSDLPANHALSIFRSKPARTYNLRDLSDVKELSGEEARKLVNELLIHQVELDTQNEELRQAQQEVEAVRKKYFDLFDLAPVGYCTVDEKGVLKEINLLMSRMLGAPRAGLLGKSLVRFVVAGDQSVFVRAFNKLYKSRQQQSMEIRISPQKEEHFWAHVTMNLCAKGAGNDCQLTVVDITARKNAENALKESRDHLEIMVQDRTEKLRREIQEHKELQQVLALSEQRAFAQRKAIARLALDPYVTSGDLENALETILEVSTRVTDVRRVSVWNFSDDQAWLNCVGQFSSVQNIPQFNMAIQTKNCSEYIEAIARENRIAVENALEDPRTRCFSEEYLEPMQVRSLLDAGIFIEGRMEGVVCFEHAGSVRRWHPDEEAFATTVAAIIAQLYSNYERKKAEKQIMEANQRLASAMEEARKMAARAEEAYLTKSKFLANMSHELRTPMNAVLGFTHVLLRDSSLSRKNVNYIKLIQDNGGHLLRLINDILEMSRIEAGKLVLNEDDFFLPEMLDDILKMFSHGAEGIELRLEKSPELPVQVRADYSKLRMILINIVGNAVKFTDKGHVKLKCRIMDQPHEENQTDKTLIIEVEDTGPGIDEHELSKIFDPFHQTEKGLSAGGTGLGLSISLEYIKIMGGNIHVESTPGQGSRFTIKVPVRPAWNLEYLLPDKHTLTHDSIPCPDRPSAFTPQFSETMRKSIIEVLSQGDIFRLLELIDDAALEDEAGAQLLRSKAENFDYAGIRQLLKQGE is encoded by the coding sequence TATCATCCAGGGAGAATATAAATTCAAGTGATCTGCCCGCTAATCATGCTCTAAGTATTTTCCGCTCTAAACCTGCAAGGACGTATAACCTTCGAGACCTTAGTGATGTTAAAGAGCTTTCGGGTGAAGAGGCTCGAAAACTTGTAAATGAACTGCTGATCCATCAGGTGGAACTGGACACACAGAATGAAGAACTTCGCCAGGCGCAGCAGGAGGTGGAGGCAGTCCGTAAAAAATATTTTGATCTTTTTGATCTTGCTCCTGTTGGTTATTGTACTGTTGATGAGAAAGGAGTATTAAAAGAAATCAATCTTTTAATGTCCCGGATGCTGGGTGCCCCCCGTGCAGGTTTGCTGGGAAAAAGCCTTGTACGTTTTGTCGTGGCCGGGGATCAGAGTGTATTTGTCCGTGCATTCAACAAGCTCTACAAAAGCAGGCAGCAGCAGTCTATGGAGATCAGGATTTCTCCGCAGAAGGAAGAGCATTTCTGGGCTCATGTGACCATGAATCTCTGCGCAAAAGGTGCCGGCAATGATTGCCAATTGACTGTGGTAGACATTACCGCACGTAAAAATGCTGAAAATGCTCTGAAGGAAAGTCGAGATCATTTAGAAATTATGGTTCAGGACCGTACAGAAAAGCTGCGCAGGGAAATCCAGGAACATAAGGAGCTGCAACAGGTTCTTGCCCTGAGCGAGCAACGGGCGTTTGCCCAGAGAAAAGCCATAGCCAGGCTTGCCTTAGATCCTTACGTAACTTCAGGAGATCTTGAGAATGCCTTGGAAACGATTCTTGAAGTCAGTACCAGAGTTACAGATGTCAGACGCGTAAGTGTGTGGAATTTTTCTGATGATCAGGCATGGCTTAATTGTGTTGGGCAGTTCTCCAGTGTTCAAAACATACCGCAATTTAATATGGCAATACAGACGAAAAACTGTTCAGAGTACATTGAAGCCATTGCCAGAGAAAACAGGATAGCAGTTGAGAACGCTTTGGAAGATCCGCGTACGAGATGTTTTTCTGAAGAATATCTTGAGCCAATGCAGGTCCGCTCACTGCTTGATGCCGGAATATTTATCGAAGGCCGAATGGAAGGGGTTGTTTGCTTTGAGCATGCAGGTTCGGTTAGAAGATGGCATCCTGATGAAGAAGCTTTCGCCACTACTGTGGCCGCCATTATTGCACAGCTTTATTCCAATTATGAGCGCAAAAAGGCTGAGAAACAGATCATGGAAGCCAATCAGCGGCTTGCTTCGGCTATGGAGGAAGCTAGAAAAATGGCTGCAAGGGCTGAGGAAGCATATCTAACCAAAAGTAAATTCCTGGCCAATATGAGTCATGAACTCCGAACTCCCATGAACGCTGTGCTGGGTTTTACCCATGTCCTTCTGCGCGACTCCTCGCTTTCCAGGAAAAATGTCAACTATATAAAACTTATTCAGGACAATGGCGGACATCTGCTGCGCCTTATCAATGATATTCTTGAAATGTCCAGAATAGAAGCGGGCAAGCTTGTTTTGAATGAGGATGATTTTTTTCTTCCGGAAATGCTGGACGATATTCTGAAAATGTTCTCACACGGTGCCGAAGGTATTGAACTGCGCCTTGAAAAGTCTCCTGAACTGCCCGTACAGGTTCGGGCAGACTATTCCAAATTACGAATGATTTTAATCAATATAGTGGGAAATGCGGTTAAATTTACTGATAAAGGTCATGTTAAACTCAAATGCCGGATAATGGATCAGCCCCATGAGGAAAATCAGACAGACAAGACCCTGATTATTGAGGTGGAAGACACAGGTCCAGGAATTGACGAACATGAGCTCTCAAAGATCTTTGATCCGTTCCATCAGACAGAAAAGGGTCTTTCAGCAGGGGGCACAGGTCTGGGGCTGTCCATCAGCTTAGAGTATATTAAAATTATGGGCGGCAATATTCATGTAGAAAGCACTCCTGGTCAGGGCAGTCGGTTCACTATAAAAGTACCAGTCCGCCCTGCATGGAATCTGGAATATCTTTTGCCGGACAAGCATACCCTGACTCATGACTCAATCCCCTGTCCGGACAGGCCATCTGCTTTTACTCCTCAATTTTCAGAAACAATGCGCAAATCCATTATTGAGGTGCTTTCTCAGGGTGATATATTCCGTCTTCTGGAACTGATAGATGATGCTGCCTTAGAAGATGAAGCAGGTGCCCAATTATTACGTTCCAAAGCTGAAAATTTTGACTATGCCGGGATAAGGCAGTTGCTTAAGCAGGGTGAGTGA